One Pseudoliparis swirei isolate HS2019 ecotype Mariana Trench chromosome 4, NWPU_hadal_v1, whole genome shotgun sequence genomic window carries:
- the LOC130192876 gene encoding adhesion G-protein coupled receptor G2 → MKVHVNLSIALILLNLHFLSSQWVAAQASTGLCLYMALSLHYCLLATFSWMALEGFHLYLLLVRVFNIYVRRYLLKLSVVGWGAPAVIVSLVAAIDRDSYGRVLLDSSVPNGTEVCYIVNTTVKMVTTVGVFSLVFVFNMIMLVVLVRRIVGLCPSGEFEQSDRNRAKQGVCTLLGVTTLLGLTWGLVFFSFGSLTTAGLYLFCILNPLQGFFIFVWFVMSWRKTGNPTNNKSSVTPSTNS, encoded by the exons ATGAAGGTCCACGTCAACCTGTCCAtcgccctcatcctcctcaacCTGCACTTCCTCTCCAGCCAGTGGGTGGCAGCACAGGCCTCTACTGGGCTTTGCCTCTACATGGCCCTCTCTCTTCACTACTGCCTGCTGGCCACCTTCAGCTGGATGGCCCTGGAGGGGTTCCACCTCTACCTTCTCCTCGTCCGAGTCTTCAACATCTATGTCAGGAGATACCTGCTCAAGCTCAGCGTGGTGGGATGGG GGGCCCCTGCAGTCATCGTGTCCCTGGTGGCCGCCATCGACAGAGACTCATATGGGCGTGTCCTCCTGGACTCGTCTGTCCCCAACGGCACCGAAGT ATGCTACATAGTCAACACCACGGTGAAGATGGTGACCACGGTGGGAGTGTTTAGCCTGGTGTTCGTCTTCAACATGATCATGCTGGTGGTGCTAGTCAGACGCATCGTGGGTCTCTGCCCGAGCGGAGAG TTTGAGCAGAGCGACCGCAACAGAGCCAAGCAGGGCGTCTGCACCCTCCTGGGGGTCACCACTCTGCTTGGCTTAACCTGGGGCCTGGTCTTCTTCTCGTTTGGCTCCCTGACCACCGCGGGCCTCTACCTCTTCTGCATCCTGAACCCGCTGCAAG GTTTCTTCATCTTTGTGTGGTTTGTGATGTCATGGAGAAAGACAGGAAACCCAACGAATAACAAGAGTAGTGTAACACCCAGCACCAACAGCTGA